CTGGGGCCAGTCGCGGCCGCTGAGGCGCACGGTGATCACCGGCCACGGCTCGGCCCGGGTGACCACCTCGGCGCCGCCGGGGAGGGCCACGATGGTGTCCTCCACCTTGGCGCCGGTGATGGTGGGGTTCCAGGCGAAGGCCTGGGCCGGCTGCACCGTTTCGGCGATGTCCGGGTAGATCACATACTCCCGGTCGTCGTAGCCGGTGGCGCCCCCCTGGTGGTGTTTGCGCCACTCGTCGGGGTAGCCGGCGGCGCGGTACCACTCGCGGCAGGCGGCGAAAATGTCGGCGCACTTCGCTCCCGGCACGGTGGCCGCCTCGAACCGGGCGTTGACGACGGCTGTCCGGCGGAGCCGCTTCGCCAGATCCTCCGGAAGCTGGCCGAAGTGGACGAAGCGCGTCGCCGCCACGGGCATACCCCACTTCTCCGCCACCACGTTGACCATGGCGTAGCGCTTGAGCTTGGCGCCGCCGGGCAGGGCGTGGCGGTACTTGGCAATGCGCTCGTCCACTGCGGTCAGCAGCACCGTGGGCATGATGCCGCGGGCGCGGAGCGCCGCGGCGGTCATCGCCTCGATCTCGAACTCGTCCATCCCCGGTCGCAGGCGGCGGCAGACCTCCTGGACCGCGGCCGCGGTCTCGCGCCCCAGCCAGCGGTAGCGCCGCAACTCCGTGTCGGTGAGGCTGAAGCGCAGCGGCCGCAGCGCGGCGGCCACGTTCACCGTGCCGGGGAAGTCGGCGTCGGCGCCGATGCGCCCCGCGCCGGCCGCCTGGCGCAGGCGGTCGGCGCGGACGTCCTGGACCGGGTTGGCCTCGTACCAGTTGTACTCGAGGAGCTGGTAGCCGAGGCGGGCCAGCCCCTCGTCCATCATCCGGCCCGCCTCGGCGCCGTTGCAGAGCAGGAAGCGGCGGCCGTCCTTCAGCACGAGGAGCGAGGCCGCGCCCACGTCCTTGTTGAGAACGATCTGGTTGTTGACGGTGCCGGCGGTGATCCACCAGACATTGCGGACCTGGGTGAGCAGGACGCCGTCCAGCCCCTGCGCCGCCATCAGCGCGCGAAGCCGCTCCAGCTTCACGGCGATCTCCGCCTGCACTTCCGCCAGCGTGAGGGTCGGGGGCTGCACGCCCCGCCAGACGGCCGGCGGCGGCTCGGCCGCCGGCGTGCTGCCGGCCATGAGCGCCACCAGGGGCAGGATGGCCAGCCAGAGGGTGCGTCGGGTCATGGTGTCTCCTTTCGCGGGATGACCGCGACCGTGATGGCGTGGGGCACGAATTTTTCATCCGGCGCGCCGGGGATGGTGAAGCACAGCCGCCCCTCCCGCAGCTCGGCGCCGACGACGCCGCGGATGCGCTCCGGCCGGGTGACGCCCAGGACGTAGACGCGGCCGGGCTGTCCCTCCAGTTCCAGGCGGAGGCCGGCGCCCGTCCACGTCTGGTCGATGATGTGGGGGCCGCGGTCAGAGTCCCCCACCGCCGGCTCGGCCGGCGACAGGAACACGGCGGGCGGTTCGTTCAGGATCAGCTCGATGCGCGCCGCGTCGGCCAGCCGCACCGTGCAGGCGGCGGTGACGCCCCGGGGCGTGACGGTCACGCCGGGAGTCGCCGCGGCGCCGTTCACCGCGAGCCCAGTCACCTGCGTACCCGGAGGCAGGCGGGGACTGAAGGTCAGCTCGACCGGCTCCCCGCCCGCAAATCTGGCGTCGAGCACCAGGCCGGTGCCGGTCCGGCGCAGGTCCAGATCCACCCGCCCACCGGCCAGTGGTACGCGGCCGACGCGGACGAAGTCCCAGTCGGCGGGGAGCGCCGGGGCGAACGTCAGGCGCCCGGCCGGCGCGTCCGGTGCCAGGCCCAGCAGCCCGCGCAGCAGCGGCACCACATACGCGGCCG
This genomic window from Acidobacteriota bacterium contains:
- a CDS encoding aminopeptidase P family protein, which produces MTRRTLWLAILPLVALMAGSTPAAEPPPAVWRGVQPPTLTLAEVQAEIAVKLERLRALMAAQGLDGVLLTQVRNVWWITAGTVNNQIVLNKDVGAASLLVLKDGRRFLLCNGAEAGRMMDEGLARLGYQLLEYNWYEANPVQDVRADRLRQAAGAGRIGADADFPGTVNVAAALRPLRFSLTDTELRRYRWLGRETAAAVQEVCRRLRPGMDEFEIEAMTAAALRARGIMPTVLLTAVDERIAKYRHALPGGAKLKRYAMVNVVAEKWGMPVAATRFVHFGQLPEDLAKRLRRTAVVNARFEAATVPGAKCADIFAACREWYRAAGYPDEWRKHHQGGATGYDDREYVIYPDIAETVQPAQAFAWNPTITGAKVEDTIVALPGGAEVVTRAEPWPVITVRLSGRDWPQPAILLRDLQTGQELPQLETVVDAPER